A single region of the Blattabacterium sp. (Cryptocercus kyebangensis) genome encodes:
- the hisC gene encoding histidinol-phosphate transaminase encodes MNRDNFSNFDLNSLIRDNIFKIDPYLSAREEYSYQEKNSIFLDANENSFGSPLSFSNSYNRYPDPLQKELKRKISEIKKISSSKIFLGNGSDEIIDLIYRIFSRPNIDNSIIFPPTYGMYEVSGKIHGVDIVKVFLTEEKYQLNLKKIKKAINPYSRIIFICSPNNPTGNDIKREDIENIIKKFTGIVVLDEAYIDFSEQESFSIEINKYPNLIILQTLSKSWGLAGLRIGVAIASEEIIQWMNKVKFPYNVSQISQKIAIEALNNKDLFFYHLKNILSERKYMEESLNKIPIIQKVYPSSSNFLLVKTSFSSKDLYQHLVDKNIIVRDRSKIIFCNECLRITVGTHEENEYLINQIKKYSEKCYKYI; translated from the coding sequence ATGAATAGAGATAATTTTTCAAATTTTGATTTGAATTCCTTAATTAGAGATAATATTTTTAAAATAGATCCTTATTTATCTGCTAGAGAAGAATATTCTTATCAAGAAAAAAATTCTATTTTTCTAGATGCTAATGAAAATTCTTTCGGATCTCCTTTGTCTTTTTCTAATTCCTACAATAGATATCCGGATCCATTGCAAAAAGAATTAAAAAGAAAAATATCAGAAATAAAAAAAATTTCTTCATCCAAAATTTTTTTAGGAAATGGAAGTGATGAAATTATTGATTTAATTTATCGTATTTTTTCTCGTCCAAATATAGATAATTCAATTATTTTTCCTCCTACATATGGTATGTATGAAGTGAGTGGGAAAATTCATGGAGTAGATATTGTAAAAGTTTTTCTAACGGAAGAAAAATATCAATTAAATTTAAAAAAAATAAAAAAGGCAATTAATCCATACAGTCGTATAATTTTTATTTGTTCTCCAAATAATCCTACTGGAAATGATATAAAAAGGGAGGATATTGAAAATATCATAAAAAAATTTACCGGTATTGTTGTTTTAGACGAAGCTTATATTGATTTTTCAGAACAAGAATCTTTTTCCATAGAAATAAATAAATATCCCAATTTAATTATTTTACAAACACTTTCTAAATCTTGGGGACTAGCTGGATTAAGAATAGGAGTAGCTATTGCTTCTGAAGAAATTATTCAATGGATGAATAAAGTAAAATTTCCCTATAACGTAAGTCAAATATCTCAAAAAATAGCTATTGAAGCTCTTAATAATAAGGATTTATTTTTTTATCATTTAAAAAATATCCTTTCAGAAAGGAAATATATGGAAGAATCTTTAAATAAAATTCCTATTATACAGAAAGTATATCCTAGTTCTTCAAACTTTCTACTAGTTAAAACTTCTTTTTCTTCAAAAGATCTTTATCAACATTTAGTTGATAAAAACATTATTGTTAGAGATCGTTCTAAAATAATTTTTTGTAATGAATGTTTAAGAATTACAGTAGGAACTCATGAAGAAAATGAGTATTTGATAAATCAAATTAAAAAATATTCCGAAAAATGTTATAAGTATATATAA
- the hisD gene encoding histidinol dehydrogenase: MNIQVCMNPPFNTWKYLIKRPVKNGSKLIDLVSPIINNVKKYGDLALKTYTKKYDNFNLKYIQVTEEDINKASMQISNCLKKSIEIAYKNIKFFHEKQIHEESKIEVIPGIFCWRKSVPIEKVGFYIPGGSAPLLSTVLMLGIPGKLAGCENIILCSPPNKDGEIHPSILYTAKYIGITKIYKIGGAQAIAAMAYGTESIPSVYKIFGPGNSYVTIAKQIVSQKEIVSIDIPAGPSEIVILADNTANPEYVASDLLSQSEHDMESYILLVTINESWWIEKVKSELKKQLISLSSRKNIIKKALEKSKIIVFSSLEEGINLINEVSPEHLIINCNNATYWSNKIKNAGSIFLGNYSPISIGDYASGTNHVLPTYGYAKSYSGVSVDSFIKKITFQKISKKGLRNLSKCVEVLSSEEGLIAHKKSINIRLKK; encoded by the coding sequence ATGAATATACAAGTTTGTATGAATCCTCCATTCAATACGTGGAAATATCTTATAAAAAGACCTGTAAAAAATGGTTCTAAACTAATTGATTTAGTTTCTCCTATTATAAATAACGTAAAAAAATATGGAGATTTAGCCTTAAAAACCTATACAAAAAAATATGATAATTTTAATCTAAAATATATTCAAGTAACGGAAGAAGATATTAATAAAGCAAGTATGCAAATTTCCAATTGTTTGAAAAAATCTATTGAAATAGCATATAAAAACATAAAATTTTTTCATGAAAAACAAATACATGAGGAATCTAAAATTGAGGTAATCCCAGGAATTTTTTGTTGGAGAAAATCTGTTCCTATAGAAAAAGTAGGTTTTTATATCCCTGGAGGATCCGCTCCTTTATTATCGACTGTATTAATGTTAGGAATTCCAGGTAAACTAGCAGGATGTGAAAATATAATTTTATGTTCACCTCCAAATAAAGATGGAGAAATACATCCATCTATTTTATACACAGCTAAATATATAGGAATTACAAAAATATATAAAATAGGAGGAGCTCAAGCTATAGCAGCTATGGCTTATGGAACAGAAAGTATTCCATCTGTTTATAAAATATTTGGACCAGGTAATTCTTATGTCACAATAGCTAAACAAATTGTATCCCAAAAGGAAATTGTTTCTATAGATATACCCGCAGGTCCTTCAGAAATTGTTATATTAGCAGATAATACAGCTAATCCAGAATATGTAGCTTCCGATTTACTTTCTCAATCAGAACATGATATGGAAAGTTATATTCTTTTAGTTACTATAAATGAATCTTGGTGGATAGAAAAAGTGAAAAGTGAATTGAAAAAACAATTAATTAGTCTATCCTCTAGAAAAAATATTATTAAAAAGGCTTTGGAAAAAAGCAAAATCATTGTTTTTTCTTCTTTGGAAGAAGGAATTAACTTGATTAATGAAGTATCTCCAGAACATCTTATTATCAATTGTAATAATGCTACTTATTGGAGTAACAAAATAAAAAATGCTGGATCTATATTCCTAGGAAATTATTCTCCAATAAGTATTGGAGATTATGCTTCTGGAACCAATCATGTACTTCCTACATATGGTTATGCTAAATCTTATAGTGGTGTATCTGTAGATAGTTTTATTAAGAAAATCACTTTTCAAAAAATTTCCAAGAAAGGATTGCGAAATTTATCAAAATGTGTCGAGGTATTGTCTTCTGAAGAAGGCCTAATAGCACATAAAAAATCCATTAATATTAGATTAAAAAAATGA
- the hisA gene encoding 1-(5-phosphoribosyl)-5-[(5-phosphoribosylamino)methylideneamino]imidazole-4-carboxamide isomerase, protein MNIIAAIDLIDGKCVRLTQGDYKRKKIYNKDPLDMAFLLEDNGISRLHLVDLDGAKKGKVIHWNVLEKIAKYTHLIIDFGGGIHTEEDVRIVFENGGNMVTIGSIAVKNPFLLKKWIHIYGRDKILLGVDVKDYKIATNGWTKFHEISLWNFLEEKNCHGIKKFFCTDISKDGDLSGPSLSLYKDILRRFPNIELIASGGIRNMNDIKILYDLGCHGVIIGKAIYENKISLSELNNWEDRKKKLK, encoded by the coding sequence ATGAATATTATTGCGGCTATAGATCTTATTGATGGAAAATGTGTTCGTTTAACACAAGGAGATTATAAAAGAAAAAAAATTTATAATAAAGATCCATTAGATATGGCATTTTTATTAGAAGATAATGGAATATCTAGATTGCACCTAGTAGATTTAGATGGGGCCAAAAAAGGGAAGGTCATTCATTGGAATGTTTTGGAAAAAATAGCAAAATATACACATCTAATCATTGATTTTGGAGGAGGAATTCATACCGAAGAGGATGTACGTATTGTATTTGAAAATGGAGGTAATATGGTTACTATTGGAAGTATTGCTGTAAAAAATCCATTTCTTTTAAAGAAATGGATTCACATTTATGGAAGAGATAAAATACTTCTTGGAGTGGATGTTAAGGATTATAAAATTGCTACGAATGGATGGACAAAATTTCATGAAATTTCTTTATGGAATTTTTTAGAAGAAAAAAATTGTCATGGAATAAAAAAATTTTTTTGTACGGATATATCTAAAGATGGGGACCTTTCTGGTCCATCTTTGTCCTTATATAAGGATATCCTTCGTAGGTTTCCAAATATTGAACTTATTGCAAGTGGAGGGATAAGAAATATGAACGATATAAAAATATTATATGATTTAGGTTGTCATGGAGTTATTATTGGGAAAGCTATATATGAAAATAAAATATCGTTATCAGAACTTAACAATTGGGAAGATAGGAAGAAAAAATTAAAATAA
- the hisIE gene encoding bifunctional phosphoribosyl-AMP cyclohydrolase/phosphoribosyl-ATP diphosphatase HisIE, with protein sequence MSFIQKKEINFKKGLIPVIVQDSKTSKVLMLGYMNQESYKKSIEEKKVIFYSRSKKRLWKKGEISHNYLLIKDVLIDCDQDSLLIKAVPTGPICHKGSDTCWKEINKMNFLFYLEKIISNRINKKYKNSYIFQLFKKGINKISQKLGEESVEMIIESKDNDKNFFLNESADLLFHYLILLHKKGITIQEVINILEERHLKKKELRNI encoded by the coding sequence ATGAGTTTCATTCAAAAAAAAGAAATAAATTTTAAAAAAGGATTAATTCCCGTTATTGTTCAAGATTCAAAAACTAGTAAAGTATTAATGCTGGGTTATATGAATCAAGAGTCTTATAAAAAAAGTATTGAAGAAAAAAAAGTTATTTTTTATAGTAGATCTAAAAAAAGATTGTGGAAAAAAGGAGAAATTAGTCATAATTATCTTTTAATTAAAGATGTATTAATTGATTGTGATCAAGATTCTTTGTTGATTAAAGCAGTCCCTACAGGACCTATTTGCCATAAAGGATCGGATACTTGTTGGAAAGAAATAAATAAAATGAATTTTTTATTTTATTTAGAAAAAATAATTTCTAATAGAATAAATAAAAAATATAAAAATTCTTACATTTTTCAACTATTCAAAAAAGGAATTAATAAAATATCTCAGAAATTAGGGGAAGAATCCGTAGAAATGATCATTGAATCTAAAGATAATGATAAAAATTTTTTCTTAAATGAATCTGCCGATTTGTTATTTCATTATCTTATTCTTTTACATAAAAAAGGAATTACTATACAAGAAGTTATAAATATTTTAGAAGAAAGACATTTAAAAAAAAAAGAATTAAGGAATATTTAA
- the hisH gene encoding imidazole glycerol phosphate synthase subunit HisH: MKTIIIKYPAGNVQSVLFSLERIGVEAFVTDSKESIKNAEKVILPGVGEANFAMKYLKKKKLDILLSKLEQPVLGICLGMQLLCKYSEESSTNCIGIFDLLVKKFKSENKNNKIPQIGWNTIHKLKGPLFENIPDGSYQYFVHSYYTPLGEYTIAKTDYIVSYSSALQKNNFYAVQFHPEKSSYVGHKILENFIRL, translated from the coding sequence ATGAAAACAATTATTATAAAATATCCTGCTGGTAATGTACAATCTGTTCTTTTTTCTTTAGAAAGGATAGGAGTAGAAGCTTTCGTAACGGACTCTAAAGAGTCTATTAAAAATGCAGAAAAAGTAATTTTGCCTGGTGTAGGAGAAGCAAATTTTGCTATGAAATATTTGAAAAAAAAAAAATTGGATATTCTTTTATCTAAATTGGAACAACCTGTATTGGGAATATGTTTAGGCATGCAATTACTATGTAAATATTCAGAAGAAAGTAGTACTAATTGTATAGGAATTTTTGATTTATTAGTAAAAAAATTTAAATCAGAAAATAAAAATAATAAAATTCCTCAAATTGGTTGGAATACTATTCATAAACTAAAAGGCCCTTTATTTGAAAATATTCCAGATGGAAGTTATCAATATTTTGTACATAGTTATTATACTCCTTTAGGAGAATATACCATAGCTAAAACAGACTATATAGTTTCTTATAGTTCAGCACTACAAAAAAATAATTTTTATGCTGTACAATTTCATCCAGAAAAATCTTCTTATGTGGGACATAAAATATTAGAAAACTTTATTAGATTATAA
- a CDS encoding bifunctional 5,10-methylenetetrahydrofolate dehydrogenase/5,10-methenyltetrahydrofolate cyclohydrolase: MTKLLNGNRLAIEIRKEIYKEIDKNIRNKKKRIPHLGIILLGNNSSSITYVNSKIKECKNIGIQSTLVHLPVESSEFELLKEIKKMNENSLIDGFIVQLPIPKHINTDNIILSINPKKDVDGFHPENFGKMALNMKAFLPATALGILVLLERYKIQISGKYTVVIGRSRIVGRPISILMSRKNNLGNSTVTLTHSNTPNIENYTRKADIIIISVGIPGFLKGKMIKKGAIIIDVGINKVKNEKKFLLKGDVDFNSVYGKASYLTPVPGGVGPMTRMMLIKNILIAALNNEKN; encoded by the coding sequence ATGACCAAATTATTAAATGGAAATCGATTAGCAATCGAAATAAGAAAAGAAATTTATAAGGAAATAGATAAAAATATACGAAATAAAAAAAAACGTATTCCTCATCTTGGAATTATTTTATTAGGAAATAATAGTTCCAGTATAACATATGTAAATAGCAAAATAAAAGAATGCAAAAATATTGGAATACAATCAACTTTAGTACATCTACCTGTAGAGAGTTCTGAATTTGAATTATTAAAAGAAATTAAAAAAATGAATGAAAATTCATTGATAGATGGTTTTATTGTACAATTACCTATTCCAAAACATATCAATACGGATAATATCATTTTATCGATTAATCCAAAAAAAGATGTAGATGGATTTCATCCAGAAAATTTTGGAAAAATGGCTTTGAATATGAAGGCTTTTTTACCTGCTACTGCATTAGGAATATTAGTTCTTTTAGAAAGATATAAAATACAAATATCTGGAAAATATACTGTAGTAATTGGAAGAAGTCGTATTGTAGGAAGACCCATTAGTATCTTGATGAGCAGAAAAAATAATCTTGGAAATAGCACTGTAACTCTTACCCATAGTAATACACCAAATATAGAAAATTATACGAGAAAAGCAGATATAATTATAATTTCTGTTGGAATTCCAGGGTTTTTAAAAGGAAAAATGATTAAAAAAGGAGCTATAATTATAGATGTAGGCATTAATAAAGTTAAAAATGAAAAAAAATTTCTTTTAAAAGGAGACGTTGATTTTAATAGCGTTTATGGAAAAGCATCTTATCTTACACCTGTCCCAGGTGGTGTTGGTCCTATGACCCGTATGATGCTTATAAAAAATATTTTAATAGCTGCATTAAATAATGAAAAAAACTAA
- the serS gene encoding serine--tRNA ligase, with protein sequence MLQPSFIRNNRKKVLLGLKKRNFHKFFLIDEILTLDKKKKELKTVLNKISEKENTISKNISHILLNFDKSIKINSLKEKSLFLKKKKKDLNIQLKNIIQCLENKLDQIPNIPNEKVKKNEDNNDILFQEGPIHSTIMKEALTHWELAKKFHLFDLFLGTKICGSGFSVYIGKGAKLQRSLIQYFLDQNIRASYKEYSFPYLINEKSGYSTGQIPDKEGQMYLIEKDNFYLIPTGEIPLINCYRDNILKYTDLPIKATTYTSCFRREAGSYGSKVRGLNRLHQFEKVEIIQITTPDTSYYYLEEMILHVKNILKSLELPFRILRLIGRDLGFSSSITYDFEVYSMAQKKWLEVSSISNCTNFQSNRLNLRYKTITGRMDLCHTLNGSSLALPRIIAALLENNQTENKINIPKVLVPYTGFDNIK encoded by the coding sequence ATGCTTCAACCCTCTTTTATACGTAATAATAGGAAAAAAGTTTTATTAGGATTAAAAAAAAGGAACTTCCATAAATTTTTTTTAATAGATGAAATATTGACTTTAGATAAAAAAAAAAAGGAATTAAAAACTGTTTTGAATAAAATTTCAGAAAAAGAGAATACAATATCCAAAAATATAAGTCATATTCTTCTGAATTTTGATAAAAGTATAAAAATAAATTCTTTAAAAGAAAAATCCCTTTTTCTAAAAAAAAAAAAGAAAGATCTTAATATTCAATTAAAAAATATTATTCAATGTTTAGAAAATAAACTAGATCAAATTCCTAATATACCCAATGAAAAAGTAAAAAAAAATGAAGATAATAATGATATTCTTTTTCAAGAAGGTCCTATTCATTCAACCATAATGAAAGAAGCTCTTACTCATTGGGAATTAGCTAAAAAATTTCATTTATTCGATTTATTTTTAGGTACGAAAATATGTGGATCTGGATTTTCAGTTTATATCGGAAAGGGAGCTAAATTGCAAAGAAGTTTAATTCAATATTTTTTAGATCAGAATATACGTGCTTCATATAAGGAATACAGTTTCCCTTATCTTATAAATGAAAAATCAGGATATTCAACAGGACAAATTCCGGATAAAGAAGGACAAATGTATCTAATAGAAAAAGATAATTTTTATCTTATTCCAACTGGAGAAATCCCTCTTATTAATTGTTATAGAGATAATATACTTAAATATACGGATTTACCTATAAAAGCAACAACTTATACTTCTTGCTTTAGAAGGGAAGCAGGATCTTATGGGTCTAAAGTAAGAGGGTTAAATAGATTACATCAATTTGAAAAAGTGGAAATCATTCAGATTACCACCCCTGACACTTCCTATTATTATTTAGAGGAAATGATTCTACATGTTAAAAATATTCTAAAATCTTTAGAATTGCCATTTAGAATACTTCGTTTAATTGGAAGAGATCTAGGTTTTTCTTCTTCTATAACTTATGATTTTGAAGTTTATTCTATGGCACAAAAAAAATGGTTAGAAGTGAGTTCTATTTCAAATTGCACTAATTTTCAATCTAATAGATTAAATCTTCGATATAAAACCATTACAGGAAGAATGGATTTATGTCATACACTTAATGGAAGTTCTCTAGCTTTACCAAGAATTATTGCCGCTTTATTAGAAAATAATCAAACTGAAAATAAAATTAATATTCCTAAAGTTTTAGTTCCTTATACAGGATTTGATAATATTAAATAA
- the rsmA gene encoding 16S rRNA (adenine(1518)-N(6)/adenine(1519)-N(6))-dimethyltransferase RsmA codes for MQGSFFKKKFDQYFLKDKNIAKKIVKNLSFQDYNTVVEIGPGLGMLTRYLFFLCKKIFLIEIDEKLIFFLKKNFSIPKNQIIHQDFLKWNPEEINLKNFALIGNFPYGISSKILFHILKYNQYIPECIGMFQKELVERILSHEGGSRYGILSVLVQSFYDVKYLFTVQKHVFYPIPNVKSAVISLKRKKLEILCNKDLLFICVKMAFNKKRKILKNALQYFKDIPNFYDIPFLNKRAEQLSIKEFLQLTKEIEIRK; via the coding sequence ATGCAAGGATCCTTTTTTAAAAAAAAATTCGATCAATATTTTTTAAAAGATAAAAATATAGCTAAGAAAATTGTAAAAAATCTATCTTTTCAAGATTATAATACAGTAGTAGAAATTGGTCCAGGATTAGGAATGTTAACTCGTTATTTATTCTTCTTGTGTAAGAAAATTTTTTTAATAGAAATTGACGAAAAACTCATCTTTTTTTTAAAAAAAAATTTTTCTATTCCTAAAAATCAGATCATACATCAAGATTTTTTAAAATGGAATCCAGAAGAAATAAACCTGAAAAATTTTGCATTAATTGGAAATTTCCCATACGGAATTTCTTCTAAAATATTATTTCATATATTAAAATATAATCAATATATACCAGAATGTATTGGAATGTTTCAAAAAGAATTGGTAGAAAGAATTCTTTCTCATGAAGGAGGAAGTAGATATGGAATTTTATCTGTCTTAGTACAATCATTCTATGATGTAAAATACCTTTTTACTGTACAAAAGCATGTATTTTACCCTATTCCAAATGTAAAATCGGCTGTAATATCCTTAAAAAGAAAAAAATTAGAAATCCTTTGTAATAAGGATCTTCTATTTATATGTGTAAAAATGGCTTTTAATAAAAAAAGGAAAATATTGAAAAATGCACTCCAATATTTTAAAGATATTCCAAATTTTTATGATATTCCATTTTTGAATAAAAGAGCAGAACAATTATCTATAAAAGAATTCCTTCAATTAACAAAAGAAATAGAAATTCGAAAATGA
- the hisF gene encoding imidazole glycerol phosphate synthase subunit HisF → MLVKRIIPCLDIKNGRIVKGVKFKNLKDAGDPIRLSRWYTKQGADELIFLDITATNEKRKILFSLVKEISRCINIPFTVGGGIMEEKDVELLLNAGADKISINTAAFKSPKILEVLSRRFGSQCIVLAIDTKYEKNEWWVYLNGGRIPTRKKTLDWAKEGVNRGAGEILLTSMNHDGTKNGFALDITKKISDLLSTPIIASGGAGKLEDFYQVFKNGKADAALAASIFHYREIEIPNLKYYLSHHNIPVRTNK, encoded by the coding sequence ATGTTGGTTAAGCGTATTATACCTTGTTTAGATATTAAAAACGGAAGGATTGTAAAAGGAGTTAAATTTAAGAATTTAAAAGATGCTGGAGATCCAATAAGATTGAGCCGTTGGTATACAAAACAAGGAGCAGATGAATTGATATTTTTGGATATCACAGCTACAAATGAAAAAAGAAAAATATTATTTTCTTTAGTGAAAGAAATTTCACGTTGTATTAATATTCCTTTTACTGTTGGTGGAGGGATAATGGAAGAAAAAGACGTAGAATTATTATTAAATGCAGGAGCAGATAAAATATCTATTAATACAGCCGCTTTTAAAAGCCCAAAAATTTTAGAAGTTCTTTCTAGAAGATTTGGAAGTCAATGTATTGTTTTAGCTATTGATACAAAATACGAAAAAAATGAATGGTGGGTATATTTAAATGGAGGAAGAATTCCAACCAGAAAAAAAACTTTAGATTGGGCTAAGGAAGGAGTAAATAGAGGAGCTGGAGAAATATTATTAACTTCGATGAATCATGATGGAACTAAAAATGGATTTGCTTTAGATATAACTAAAAAAATTTCGGACCTACTTTCTACACCTATTATTGCCTCAGGGGGAGCTGGTAAATTAGAAGATTTTTATCAAGTTTTTAAAAATGGAAAAGCCGATGCCGCATTAGCTGCCAGTATTTTTCACTATAGAGAAATAGAAATTCCTAATTTAAAATATTATTTAAGTCATCATAATATACCTGTTAGAACTAATAAATAA
- the metF gene encoding methylenetetrahydrofolate reductase [NAD(P)H]: MKVTDHINKAKKSLFSFEILPPLRGHDIKNIFSTLDPLMEFNPPFVDVTYHREEFFYVEKENGLLQRKKVSRRPGTVGICAAIMNKYGIDAVPHLICGGFNRQMTENALIDLNFLGIDNVLVLRGDPIKSENSFFAKKDGHKYAVELVEQVKNLNKGKYLNKTFEKKNYPLFDFCIGIAGYPEKHLEAPNMESDLFFLKKKVEAGANYIVTQMFFDNKKYFNFVKKCRSEGIIIPIIPGIKPISSKIQLNSLPSRFYLNIPNELVKEIEKAKDKKLIFNIGIEWAIQQSKELKNSGVKVIHYYTMDKPENIYKIVQAIY; this comes from the coding sequence ATGAAAGTGACTGATCATATAAATAAAGCTAAAAAAAGTTTATTTTCTTTTGAAATATTACCTCCTTTAAGAGGACATGATATCAAAAATATTTTTTCTACTTTAGATCCATTAATGGAATTTAATCCTCCTTTTGTTGATGTTACATATCATCGTGAAGAATTTTTTTATGTAGAAAAAGAAAATGGACTTTTACAAAGAAAAAAGGTATCCAGACGTCCTGGAACTGTAGGAATTTGTGCTGCAATTATGAATAAATATGGAATAGATGCGGTTCCACATCTTATTTGTGGTGGTTTTAATAGACAAATGACGGAAAATGCTTTAATAGATCTAAATTTTTTAGGAATAGATAATGTTTTAGTTCTTAGAGGGGATCCTATTAAATCAGAAAATAGTTTTTTTGCGAAAAAAGATGGACATAAATATGCAGTGGAATTGGTAGAACAAGTTAAAAACTTGAACAAAGGAAAGTATCTTAATAAAACTTTTGAAAAAAAAAATTATCCATTATTTGATTTTTGTATTGGTATAGCTGGATATCCAGAAAAACATTTAGAAGCTCCAAATATGGAAAGTGATTTATTTTTCTTGAAGAAAAAAGTTGAAGCTGGAGCTAATTATATTGTTACTCAAATGTTTTTTGATAATAAAAAATACTTTAATTTTGTAAAAAAATGTAGATCAGAAGGTATTATTATACCTATAATACCTGGAATTAAACCTATTTCTTCTAAAATTCAGTTAAATAGTCTACCTTCTCGTTTTTATTTAAATATTCCTAATGAATTAGTAAAAGAAATTGAAAAAGCGAAAGATAAAAAACTTATTTTTAATATTGGGATTGAATGGGCTATACAACAGTCTAAGGAACTAAAAAATTCTGGAGTAAAAGTAATTCATTATTACACTATGGACAAACCAGAAAATATTTATAAGATAGTCCAAGCTATTTATTAA
- the hisB gene encoding bifunctional histidinol-phosphatase/imidazoleglycerol-phosphate dehydratase HisB, whose protein sequence is MKKILFIDRDGTIIQEFPPTYQIDTLEKVNFYPKVIFFLTKIVDELDYDLVMVTNQDGLGTEKFPEKNFWPIHNHILKILKTEGINFSSIHIDKSIPEENSSTRKPGIGMLTSYFHSDYDLSNSFVIGDRITDVLLAKNLGCKSIWIRKNHNLSEKKFSIEKKNFKKVIVLKTDNWKNVYEYLKYISHKKLVKHRRTTLETDVRITIQLYGEGKSDIKTGLDFFDHLLEQLSFHSMIDMNIHTKGDLNIDEHHTIEDTAITLGEIFHKSIIDKKGIERYGFFSVPMDDCLSTVVLDLGGRSELSWKTKFLSEKIGKVPTEMFIHFFKSFSSSAKCNIHIHSTGKNDHHKIESIFKAFARAIKMAIKKNNTKKLPSSKGLL, encoded by the coding sequence ATGAAAAAAATATTATTTATTGATAGAGATGGAACAATAATTCAAGAATTTCCACCTACTTATCAAATTGATACTCTTGAAAAGGTTAATTTTTATCCAAAAGTTATATTTTTTTTAACTAAAATAGTTGATGAATTGGATTATGATTTAGTTATGGTAACTAACCAAGATGGATTAGGAACTGAAAAATTTCCTGAAAAAAATTTTTGGCCTATACATAATCATATATTAAAAATATTAAAAACAGAAGGAATTAATTTTTCTTCTATTCATATAGATAAATCTATTCCAGAAGAAAATTCTTCTACTAGAAAACCAGGGATAGGAATGTTAACTTCTTATTTTCATTCGGATTATGATCTTTCTAATTCTTTTGTTATTGGAGATAGAATAACGGATGTTTTATTAGCTAAAAACTTAGGATGTAAGTCTATATGGATAAGAAAAAATCATAATTTATCCGAAAAAAAGTTTTCTATAGAAAAAAAAAACTTCAAAAAAGTAATAGTTTTGAAAACTGATAATTGGAAAAATGTTTACGAATATTTGAAATATATATCTCATAAAAAATTGGTTAAACATAGAAGAACAACATTAGAAACAGATGTAAGAATAACTATTCAACTTTATGGGGAAGGAAAATCAGATATAAAAACAGGATTAGATTTTTTTGATCATCTTCTAGAACAACTATCTTTTCATAGTATGATAGATATGAATATTCATACTAAGGGCGACTTGAATATAGATGAACATCACACTATAGAAGATACTGCAATTACTTTAGGAGAAATTTTTCATAAATCTATTATAGATAAAAAAGGAATAGAACGTTATGGTTTTTTTTCGGTTCCTATGGATGATTGTTTATCTACAGTAGTATTGGATCTTGGAGGAAGAAGTGAATTATCTTGGAAAACAAAATTTTTAAGTGAAAAGATCGGTAAAGTCCCTACAGAAATGTTTATCCATTTTTTTAAGTCTTTTTCTTCCTCTGCAAAATGTAATATCCATATTCATTCTACAGGAAAAAATGATCATCATAAGATAGAATCTATTTTTAAAGCTTTTGCTAGAGCTATTAAAATGGCTATAAAAAAAAACAATACTAAAAAATTGCCTAGTTCTAAAGGTCTATTATAA